In Arthrobacter citreus, a single genomic region encodes these proteins:
- the aroA gene encoding 3-phosphoshikimate 1-carboxyvinyltransferase, with protein MRNSQLEKIRLVGDVIIPGDKSISHRAIMFGSLAKGTTKITNFLLGEDCLSTIACFRKLGVQIEVTEDEVIVYGKGIEALKEPNAVLDVGNSGTTARLMMGILSGLPFHSVIIGDESIGKRPMKRVTKPLKMMGTSIDGREDATYTPISIRGGSLNSISYDSPVSSAQVKSSILLAGLFANGTTVVTEPEKSRDHTERMLKAFGCELVVDGNTVSIDGNQELIATDVTVPGDISSAAFFLVAGSIIPNSEILLKNVGVNPTRIGILTVLERMGANITLEDEKVVNGEPIANIRVKSSDLKSTIIGGAEIPTCIDELPILALAAALADGETIIKDAEELRVKETDRIQTVVTELTNLGVSIEATKDGMIIQGNSSLIGANVNSHGDHRMGMMLSIAALLAKGDTIIENTECIAVSFPNFKEQLNELIK; from the coding sequence ATGAGAAATTCTCAATTAGAAAAAATCCGTTTAGTTGGTGATGTGATAATTCCGGGAGATAAATCAATATCTCATAGAGCAATTATGTTTGGTTCATTAGCGAAAGGGACGACAAAAATAACTAACTTTCTATTAGGTGAAGATTGTTTAAGTACGATTGCTTGTTTTAGAAAATTAGGTGTACAAATCGAGGTAACAGAAGATGAAGTAATTGTTTATGGCAAAGGAATTGAAGCATTAAAAGAGCCAAATGCAGTACTTGATGTAGGAAACTCAGGGACAACAGCACGATTAATGATGGGAATATTAAGTGGTTTACCATTCCATTCAGTTATTATTGGTGATGAATCAATTGGGAAAAGACCAATGAAACGGGTTACAAAACCTTTAAAAATGATGGGAACTTCTATAGATGGACGTGAGGATGCTACATATACACCTATTTCTATAAGAGGTGGTTCACTAAATAGTATTTCATATGATTCTCCTGTTTCAAGTGCACAAGTTAAATCTTCAATTTTACTAGCGGGTTTATTTGCAAACGGTACAACTGTTGTAACTGAACCAGAAAAGTCTCGTGACCATACTGAAAGAATGTTAAAGGCATTTGGCTGTGAATTAGTTGTAGACGGAAATACCGTTTCAATTGACGGTAACCAAGAATTAATTGCAACAGATGTCACTGTACCTGGTGATATCTCATCTGCGGCATTTTTCTTAGTAGCAGGGTCGATCATTCCAAATAGCGAAATCTTATTAAAGAATGTCGGCGTAAATCCAACTAGAATTGGTATTTTAACCGTTTTAGAACGAATGGGAGCTAATATTACCTTAGAGGATGAAAAAGTAGTAAACGGAGAACCAATCGCTAATATAAGAGTGAAATCATCCGATTTAAAATCTACTATCATCGGTGGTGCTGAAATCCCTACATGTATCGATGAGTTACCTATTTTAGCATTAGCAGCGGCATTAGCAGACGGTGAGACAATTATTAAGGATGCTGAAGAATTACGAGTTAAGGAAACTGATCGTATCCAAACAGTTGTTACAGAACTTACAAATCTTGGTGTAAGCATTGAAGCAACAAAAGATGGTATGATTATACAAGGAAATAGTTCTTTAATAGGTGCAAATGTAAATTCACATGGAGACCATCGAATGGGAATGATGCTTTCAATCGCTGCACTACTTGCAAAAGGTGATACAATTATCGAAAACACAGAATGTATAGCGGTATCTTTCCCGAATTTTAAAGAGCAATTAAATGAATTAATAAAGTAG
- a CDS encoding tetratricopeptide repeat protein, whose amino-acid sequence MSLYESVQLIENGHTEKGLELLKKSIKTATDEEKYEAALVFQSLGLIEDAKSIIEDLVYLYDDDDELKIMYAEILLDLDLEDEALETLLAIKEDSECYVQSLLLMADLYQVQGLDEVAEQKLFEAKRILPNEPVVDFALGEYYFSKYDYKKAIPYYERLANLEIEVSGVNKDLRLAECLSAEGEWEDAISFYEKGIEKTKDFHTLLGYGITLFQAERYSASIPVFEEAIFFDPEYLVAHLWLSKAHDLEGQIQEGYDILQKALLVDETNVECLLSAAKLARKLKNLEASKKHLQEALIYDPSLIEAVQLLVGIHFEEDDFDEIIGTIELAIEHGASDPHFNWDLGKAYYGNENYELALKQYRLAYNDFNQEISFLKEYGDLLFEEGLLQEAKEVYAKLVDDEYLQEEVRERLERINEIL is encoded by the coding sequence ATGAGTTTATATGAATCTGTTCAATTAATTGAGAACGGTCATACCGAAAAAGGATTAGAATTATTAAAAAAGAGTATAAAAACGGCAACTGACGAAGAAAAATACGAAGCTGCTCTAGTCTTTCAATCTTTAGGGTTAATTGAGGATGCGAAAAGTATTATCGAAGATTTAGTTTATCTATATGATGACGACGATGAGCTTAAAATAATGTACGCAGAAATTTTATTAGACCTTGATTTAGAAGATGAAGCTTTAGAAACCTTACTAGCAATTAAAGAAGATAGTGAGTGTTACGTTCAATCGCTATTATTAATGGCAGATCTGTATCAAGTTCAAGGTCTTGATGAAGTAGCAGAGCAAAAATTATTTGAAGCAAAAAGAATTTTACCGAATGAACCTGTAGTAGATTTTGCATTAGGTGAGTATTATTTTAGTAAATACGATTATAAAAAGGCAATACCGTATTATGAAAGATTAGCTAACCTAGAAATTGAAGTAAGTGGCGTGAATAAAGATTTAAGACTTGCTGAATGTTTAAGTGCAGAAGGAGAATGGGAAGATGCAATCTCATTCTATGAAAAAGGAATTGAGAAAACAAAAGATTTCCATACATTATTAGGTTATGGAATTACTTTATTCCAAGCAGAACGCTATTCAGCAAGTATCCCAGTGTTTGAAGAAGCGATATTCTTTGATCCTGAGTATTTAGTTGCACACTTATGGTTAAGTAAAGCACATGACCTAGAAGGACAAATCCAGGAGGGTTATGACATATTACAGAAGGCTTTACTAGTTGATGAAACAAATGTAGAATGTCTTTTATCAGCAGCGAAATTAGCTCGTAAATTAAAGAATTTAGAAGCAAGTAAAAAACATTTACAGGAAGCATTAATTTATGACCCTTCCCTAATCGAGGCTGTTCAGTTATTAGTCGGAATCCATTTTGAAGAAGATGATTTCGATGAAATAATTGGTACAATCGAACTAGCAATTGAGCATGGAGCTTCGGATCCTCACTTTAATTGGGATTTAGGGAAAGCATATTATGGAAATGAAAATTATGAATTGGCATTAAAACAATATCGTCTAGCATATAATGACTTTAACCAGGAAATTTCCTTCTTAAAGGAATACGGAGACCTATTGTTTGAAGAAGGTTTACTACAAGAAGCAAAAGAAGTTTATGCAAAACTTGTAGACGATGAATATCTACAAGAAGAAGTAAGAGAGCGTCTTGAAAGAATAAATGAAATTCTGTAG
- a CDS encoding YpiB family protein, whose amino-acid sequence MATPVSVNEKKDFVKWFLSNFQLKQRECVWILNYLMSHDYLMKKVHFVEQSKYCPRGLVMSTNCVKEVPFHFYKQNVMTTDAEKSFHDIRLNRDEDIYIQLNFKSSFQYPMFVSVLEENPHIPKNLNSNEKDRVIAEKLLSDSIINFQKDRLMRMIDDALDQQDKKLFQELTKQLNLLT is encoded by the coding sequence ATGGCAACCCCTGTATCTGTGAATGAGAAGAAAGATTTTGTAAAATGGTTTCTAAGTAATTTTCAGTTGAAGCAAAGAGAGTGTGTTTGGATTTTAAATTACCTAATGAGCCATGATTATTTAATGAAAAAGGTTCATTTCGTAGAACAGTCTAAATATTGTCCACGTGGTTTAGTGATGTCGACAAACTGTGTTAAAGAAGTCCCATTTCATTTTTATAAACAAAATGTGATGACGACGGATGCAGAGAAATCATTTCATGATATTCGACTTAATAGGGATGAGGATATTTATATCCAGCTCAATTTTAAATCTTCTTTTCAATACCCGATGTTTGTTTCAGTTTTAGAAGAGAATCCACACATACCAAAAAATTTAAATAGTAACGAAAAAGATCGCGTTATTGCTGAAAAACTATTGTCAGATTCAATTATTAACTTTCAAAAAGACAGATTAATGAGAATGATCGATGACGCGCTTGATCAACAAGACAAAAAACTATTCCAAGAATTAACAAAGCAACTAAATTTATTAACTTAA
- a CDS encoding DUF2487 family protein gives MKWTTNELNQVLENLEYIDTIVIPLCPVSLKKENISLAEQREDIIILTSEIERTYKGRIVISPEFTYLPEESNKIDRLKAWYEGFKGEGIKHVFYLTCDFDWRQFESEMDESLIWLPTLNINSLDESSQRVIVDKQLSHINALFSKRWG, from the coding sequence ATGAAATGGACAACGAATGAATTAAATCAAGTTTTAGAAAATTTGGAGTACATCGATACGATCGTTATTCCACTTTGTCCCGTTTCTTTGAAAAAAGAAAATATTTCTTTAGCGGAACAACGAGAGGACATAATAATCCTTACTTCTGAGATTGAACGTACATATAAAGGTAGAATTGTGATTTCCCCAGAATTTACTTATTTGCCTGAAGAATCTAATAAAATAGACCGATTAAAGGCATGGTATGAAGGGTTTAAAGGTGAAGGCATTAAGCATGTTTTCTATTTGACATGTGATTTTGATTGGAGACAATTTGAATCTGAAATGGATGAATCGTTAATATGGTTACCCACTTTAAACATAAATAGTTTAGATGAATCATCACAAAGAGTAATAGTAGATAAACAATTATCACATATTAATGCATTATTTTCTAAAAGATGGGGATAA
- a CDS encoding ubiquinol-cytochrome c reductase iron-sulfur subunit, with translation MSEKVSRRQFLNYTLTGVGGFMAAGMLMPLARFAIDPVLQKEAAGEMVQVGLVKDLTTDPKRFDFKVKQVDGWVKSDATHIAWVYKNSNGGIVALSPTCKHLGCTVGWNDNKDFPNEFVCPCHGGRYIKDGKNIKGTPPLGPLDNYAVKVKGDSFYLGKLEPNTGGK, from the coding sequence ATGAGTGAAAAGGTTTCAAGACGCCAGTTTTTAAACTACACTTTAACAGGTGTAGGCGGTTTCATGGCAGCAGGAATGCTTATGCCATTGGCTCGTTTTGCCATTGACCCAGTCTTACAAAAAGAAGCAGCTGGAGAAATGGTGCAAGTTGGTCTAGTGAAAGATTTAACAACTGACCCAAAACGCTTTGACTTTAAAGTAAAGCAGGTTGATGGTTGGGTTAAATCTGATGCTACTCACATTGCATGGGTTTACAAAAATTCAAACGGAGGAATTGTTGCATTATCACCTACATGTAAGCATTTAGGCTGTACAGTTGGTTGGAATGACAACAAAGATTTTCCAAACGAGTTTGTTTGTCCATGTCATGGGGGACGTTACATTAAAGATGGTAAAAACATTAAAGGTACACCACCGCTTGGTCCACTAGACAACTACGCGGTAAAAGTGAAAGGTGATTCTTTCTATCTTGGTAAATTAGAACCAAATACAGGAGGTAAATAA
- a CDS encoding cytochrome b6 — translation MLNKIYDWVDERLEITPLWRDIADHEVPEHVNPAHHFSAFVYCFGGLTFFVTVIQILSGMFLTMYYVPDIKNAWESVYYLQNNVAYGQIVRGMHHWGASLVIVMMFLHTLRVFFQGAYKKPRELNWVVGVLIFFVMLGLGFTGYLLPWDMKALFATKVGLQIAEQTPFIGKQVKTLIAGNPEIIGAQTLTRFFAIHVFFLPGALLALMGAHFLIIRKQGISGPL, via the coding sequence GTGCTTAACAAAATTTACGACTGGGTAGATGAGCGATTAGAAATTACGCCTCTTTGGAGAGATATCGCTGATCATGAAGTACCAGAACACGTTAATCCAGCACACCATTTTTCAGCATTCGTATATTGCTTCGGTGGATTAACATTTTTCGTTACAGTAATTCAAATTTTATCTGGAATGTTCTTAACAATGTATTATGTACCAGATATTAAAAATGCATGGGAATCAGTATATTACTTACAAAACAACGTTGCATACGGACAAATTGTTCGTGGTATGCATCACTGGGGTGCAAGTTTAGTAATCGTTATGATGTTCTTACATACTTTACGTGTATTCTTCCAAGGCGCATATAAAAAACCTCGTGAACTTAACTGGGTTGTAGGGGTACTAATTTTCTTCGTAATGCTTGGTTTAGGGTTTACAGGATATTTATTACCTTGGGATATGAAAGCGTTATTTGCGACGAAAGTAGGTCTGCAAATTGCTGAACAAACACCATTTATTGGTAAGCAAGTAAAAACGTTAATTGCAGGTAATCCGGAAATCATCGGTGCACAAACATTAACTCGTTTCTTCGCAATTCATGTATTCTTCTTACCTGGTGCTTTACTTGCTCTTATGGGTGCCCATTTCTTGATCATTCGTAAGCAAGGTATTTCAGGTCCACTATAA